One Paenibacillus sp. FSL H7-0737 DNA segment encodes these proteins:
- a CDS encoding nucleoside recognition domain-containing protein, whose translation MNNIKIRRLASRSTPFLSGVIAILLAIAIIISPESSFEASLQGLKLWWTLVFPALLPFLMLSEMLTASGFVHGFGVLLEPLMKKVFRLPGASGWTLALGITAGFPGGAGGVMQLHRQGSISDKEAARLASLTHFASPVTLLIVIGVAFLHSPTAGYFLLAIHWVSGLLASYTDALLNGRLDNPQPSVKERTNTKRPSLYSRVQFAATEARSRDGRSFGRLLGESVATAVQNLMVVGGYMIMFAVVINIITTVLPALPAALPASLLEIHLGADAISKGLSSIGAGASGVLGLAFLSAALGWSGLCAQLQVLTLLKQANVRFLPYAVVRLMHGVYAFLLTLLLWKPLLVISEAALPALADSQSIPNRTINVTAIWSSFPQLLSLQSLLLIILLALSATIYLVSAFRHRLD comes from the coding sequence ATGAACAATATTAAAATACGCCGGCTAGCTAGTCGCTCCACACCTTTTTTATCTGGGGTGATCGCAATCCTGTTAGCCATTGCCATCATCATCTCACCAGAAAGCTCTTTCGAGGCTTCTCTCCAAGGGTTAAAGCTCTGGTGGACACTCGTATTCCCTGCACTTCTACCCTTCTTGATGTTGTCTGAGATGCTAACCGCTTCGGGCTTCGTACATGGTTTCGGAGTGCTCCTGGAACCATTGATGAAAAAGGTCTTTCGACTACCTGGCGCGAGTGGTTGGACTTTGGCGCTTGGGATCACCGCTGGATTCCCCGGCGGGGCCGGAGGTGTAATGCAGCTTCATAGGCAGGGCAGCATTTCGGACAAGGAAGCCGCTCGTCTTGCTTCACTTACGCATTTCGCCAGTCCAGTAACCCTGCTCATTGTGATTGGTGTAGCTTTCCTACATAGTCCTACAGCAGGTTACTTTCTACTTGCTATCCACTGGGTTTCAGGACTTCTGGCCAGTTATACAGACGCTCTTTTAAATGGCCGGCTAGACAATCCGCAGCCTTCTGTAAAGGAACGCACGAATACCAAACGACCTTCTTTATATAGTCGTGTCCAATTTGCAGCCACTGAAGCCAGATCAAGAGATGGCCGAAGCTTCGGTAGACTTCTTGGGGAGTCAGTAGCTACAGCGGTACAAAATTTGATGGTTGTGGGCGGTTACATGATTATGTTCGCCGTGGTCATCAATATCATAACTACGGTACTTCCTGCATTGCCAGCCGCTCTGCCAGCGAGCTTGCTCGAGATTCATTTAGGAGCCGACGCTATAAGCAAAGGGCTCTCGAGCATCGGAGCCGGAGCATCAGGTGTACTAGGCTTGGCCTTTCTCTCTGCTGCACTAGGCTGGAGCGGGCTCTGCGCGCAGCTACAGGTGCTGACGTTGCTTAAACAAGCAAATGTCCGATTCCTCCCCTATGCTGTCGTACGCCTGATGCATGGCGTTTATGCTTTTTTATTAACACTGCTACTATGGAAACCACTTTTAGTAATAAGTGAAGCCGCTTTGCCTGCGCTCGCTGATTCACAATCCATACCAAACAGAACCATTAATGTAACTGCCATATGGAGCTCTTTTCCTCAGTTGCTTAGTTTGCAATCGCTTCTGCTAATCATCCTACTGGCATTATCCGCAACGATCTATCTCGTTAGCGCTTTTCGCCATCGGCTCGATTAA
- a CDS encoding SepM family pheromone-processing serine protease, with amino-acid sequence MKQLKHRPGFRATAYLFTFVVIVYVFVFMNTPYIVYQPGSASEVAPMIKVENADPAEEGTFMMTTVSASYANVALLVASVFNSNSEVVRKETRLGDKSEDEYAAEQVFYMNSSQSYSVQAAYHAAGIPYEDVVDYLYVFSVPVASNKGQFQPGDRIISVEGQKVPDPEALSALLSTKKIGDQVAVVLQRNGKEVKEQVTLVEIKDKEGSAVRPGFGVTIAAVQKVKPKEQGKAVSFVDTNVGGPSAGLMFTMEIYNRLTPGDLTKGHRVAGTGTIDAEGVVGAIGGVKHKIVAADREGAEIFFVPVKNYDEAKTKADKIGTSMKLVPVSTLDEALKYMEELPVKP; translated from the coding sequence GTGAAGCAGTTGAAGCATCGGCCGGGATTCCGTGCCACAGCTTACCTCTTTACGTTTGTAGTTATCGTGTATGTATTTGTTTTTATGAACACCCCGTACATTGTATATCAACCGGGTAGTGCCTCTGAAGTTGCCCCTATGATTAAAGTGGAAAATGCTGATCCAGCTGAAGAAGGAACCTTCATGATGACTACAGTATCTGCTAGTTACGCTAATGTGGCGTTACTGGTCGCCTCTGTTTTTAACTCCAATTCAGAGGTTGTGCGGAAAGAAACACGGTTAGGAGATAAGTCTGAAGATGAGTATGCTGCGGAGCAGGTTTTTTATATGAACAGCTCGCAATCTTACTCCGTTCAGGCGGCCTATCATGCTGCAGGAATTCCGTATGAGGATGTTGTGGATTATTTGTATGTTTTTTCAGTTCCGGTTGCCAGTAATAAAGGACAATTCCAGCCGGGTGACAGAATCATAAGTGTAGAAGGCCAGAAGGTACCCGATCCAGAAGCACTTTCTGCTTTACTTTCAACCAAAAAAATCGGTGATCAGGTCGCTGTTGTTTTACAAAGAAACGGTAAGGAAGTAAAGGAACAAGTGACACTTGTCGAGATCAAAGATAAAGAAGGTTCTGCAGTCCGACCTGGTTTTGGAGTCACTATAGCCGCAGTTCAAAAGGTAAAACCTAAAGAACAAGGCAAAGCGGTCAGCTTTGTGGATACGAATGTTGGTGGACCTTCTGCAGGACTGATGTTCACTATGGAGATTTACAACCGGCTTACGCCTGGTGATTTAACCAAAGGTCATAGGGTTGCAGGAACGGGCACGATCGACGCTGAGGGTGTGGTTGGTGCTATCGGTGGAGTGAAGCATAAGATTGTTGCTGCGGATCGAGAAGGGGCGGAGATTTTTTTCGTTCCTGTTAAGAATTACGACGAAGCCAAAACGAAAGCTGATAAAATCGGCACATCTATGAAGTTGGTACCCGTATCGACACTGGATGAAGCACTGAAGTATATGGAGGAACTACCGGTCAAACCATGA
- a CDS encoding nucleotidyltransferase, which translates to MTTVGIIAEYNPLHNGHVHHFTEAKRLSGAERAIVVMSGPFTQRGEPAAVSKQARTEMALRMGADLVIELPVAYAVQPAEWFAFGAVALLEATGVVDSLCFGSEAGTLGSLLPLARYLAEESSELQSEIRRRMALGASFPAAYSAAAAVAFEGTLHEEESPGDAGELLRQPNNSLGLHYLIALQRLNSKIEPLTVPRTAAGFHDPLQVDSSIASATAIRKLLQEGGSPAAYMPDYSVSILEREHAAGRGPLELEHFRGPLRHLLSTRTAAELRTIQDMNEGLENRILRLMPDLEQFSISGLLQALKSKRYTHTRLQRLLLHILLNHTKEEMTPSVLAEGPGYIRILGFRESGRVLLKEMKQKATLPIIMRPSLCSHPQLERDLQAASAFAGAFREPHRTDLYRDYLEPPVMV; encoded by the coding sequence GTGACAACAGTTGGAATAATAGCAGAATACAATCCATTACATAACGGACATGTCCATCACTTCACCGAAGCCAAAAGACTATCTGGCGCTGAGCGCGCCATCGTCGTCATGAGCGGTCCCTTTACTCAGCGCGGCGAGCCGGCGGCGGTAAGCAAGCAAGCCCGGACAGAGATGGCGCTACGAATGGGCGCCGACCTCGTCATTGAGCTGCCGGTGGCCTATGCTGTACAGCCGGCAGAATGGTTCGCCTTCGGAGCAGTTGCACTGCTGGAAGCGACCGGAGTCGTGGACAGCTTGTGCTTCGGCTCCGAAGCCGGCACTTTGGGTTCGCTGCTTCCTCTGGCCAGGTATCTGGCAGAGGAAAGCAGCGAACTTCAGAGCGAGATCCGCCGCCGCATGGCGCTCGGAGCGAGCTTCCCCGCCGCGTACAGCGCAGCGGCGGCGGTGGCCTTTGAAGGGACTCTCCATGAAGAGGAGAGTCCCGGCGATGCTGGCGAGTTGCTGCGTCAGCCGAATAACAGCCTTGGCTTGCATTATCTCATCGCCTTGCAGCGGCTAAATAGCAAGATCGAGCCGCTAACCGTTCCGCGAACGGCAGCCGGATTCCATGATCCTTTGCAAGTTGACTCATCGATCGCAAGCGCCACTGCTATTCGCAAGCTGCTGCAAGAAGGCGGCTCTCCAGCAGCATACATGCCGGATTATAGCGTGTCCATATTAGAAAGAGAGCATGCAGCAGGTAGAGGTCCTCTGGAATTGGAGCATTTCCGAGGTCCCCTCCGTCACCTGCTCTCTACACGTACCGCTGCCGAGCTACGAACCATCCAAGACATGAATGAAGGCTTGGAGAATAGAATCCTTCGCCTTATGCCCGATCTTGAGCAATTCTCTATCTCGGGTTTGCTTCAAGCCCTTAAGAGCAAGCGTTATACGCATACACGACTGCAACGTCTACTACTGCACATTTTGCTAAATCATACAAAGGAAGAAATGACCCCTTCTGTACTAGCGGAGGGGCCCGGATATATTCGAATCCTTGGTTTTAGAGAAAGTGGACGAGTTCTCCTTAAAGAGATGAAACAAAAAGCAACCTTACCCATCATCATGCGGCCGTCACTGTGCTCCCATCCACAACTTGAACGAGACCTTCAAGCCGCGTCTGCTTTCGCAGGAGCTTTTCGAGAACCGCACAGAACCGATCTGTATCGCGATTATTTGGAACCTCCGGTCATGGTTTGA
- a CDS encoding YceD family protein gives MQIHFRKLANADEPLHIHDVVDVSEVVKGRKDILAVAPLSVDLKALPAGTDCVNVVGKLSGDVDMLCSRCLTEVKSDLNIPFAETFKWLKQPVLPDDDEDEELIYVKDEVVDLIPYVEENFVLHLPDSVLCKADCLGLCQKCGQNLNEGTCSCDNTVIDPRLAGLKDFFK, from the coding sequence ATGCAGATTCACTTTCGCAAATTAGCGAATGCCGACGAACCGTTACATATTCACGATGTTGTGGATGTCAGCGAGGTAGTCAAAGGGCGCAAGGATATTCTAGCTGTTGCTCCGCTCTCAGTGGACCTTAAAGCGCTGCCCGCGGGAACCGATTGTGTGAACGTGGTGGGAAAACTGAGTGGAGATGTGGACATGTTATGTTCACGTTGTCTCACGGAGGTCAAAAGTGATTTGAACATTCCTTTTGCTGAGACTTTCAAGTGGCTAAAGCAGCCAGTTCTTCCAGATGATGACGAAGATGAGGAACTCATTTACGTCAAGGATGAGGTTGTGGATCTTATTCCTTATGTGGAAGAAAATTTCGTACTGCACTTACCGGATTCGGTATTGTGCAAGGCAGACTGTCTTGGTCTTTGTCAGAAATGCGGACAGAACTTGAACGAAGGCACCTGCAGTTGCGACAACACAGTGATCGATCCTCGACTCGCTGGGTTGAAAGACTTTTTCAAATGA
- the rpmF gene encoding 50S ribosomal protein L32: MAVPQRRTSKTRRDKRRTHFKLVVPGMVKCEQCGELKLAHHVCKVCGTYKAREIIKQ; the protein is encoded by the coding sequence ATGGCAGTACCACAACGTAGAACGTCTAAAACACGCCGTGACAAACGTCGCACCCACTTTAAGTTGGTTGTGCCGGGCATGGTGAAATGCGAACAATGCGGAGAGTTGAAATTGGCTCACCACGTATGTAAAGTTTGCGGAACTTACAAAGCAAGAGAAATCATCAAACAATAG
- the fapR gene encoding transcription factor FapR, with the protein MSKKERQQQLLHIIAGNPFVTDRELTRQLKVSIQTIRLDRMELGIPELRERMKQMAEHSYDQVRSLPADEVIGDIVDLQLDKSGISIFEIREDHVFSRNGIARGHYVFAQANSLAVAVINDEIALTASADIRFVRTVQLGEKCIAKAQVRSLAGRGGKAEVDVFTYVGEELVFQGHFIVYRSANDEHSEGGNHSADRH; encoded by the coding sequence ATGTCCAAGAAAGAACGTCAGCAACAGCTGCTACATATAATCGCAGGTAATCCTTTTGTAACGGATCGGGAGTTGACTCGTCAGCTAAAAGTTAGCATTCAGACGATTCGGTTAGACCGAATGGAGCTGGGGATACCGGAACTGCGTGAACGAATGAAGCAAATGGCAGAGCACTCCTATGATCAGGTGCGCTCTTTGCCTGCGGATGAAGTCATCGGAGACATTGTGGATTTACAATTGGACAAGAGTGGGATTTCGATATTTGAGATTCGCGAAGACCATGTGTTCTCTAGAAATGGGATCGCTCGTGGTCACTATGTGTTTGCTCAAGCGAACTCGCTTGCGGTTGCCGTAATCAACGATGAAATTGCTCTGACCGCTTCAGCCGATATACGTTTTGTACGCACAGTTCAGCTAGGTGAGAAGTGTATTGCCAAAGCACAGGTGCGGTCACTCGCCGGTAGGGGTGGCAAAGCAGAGGTGGACGTATTCACCTATGTCGGAGAAGAACTAGTGTTTCAGGGCCATTTTATAGTGTATCGGTCCGCAAATGATGAACACAGTGAAGGGGGTAACCATAGTGCTGATCGCCATTGA
- the plsX gene encoding phosphate acyltransferase PlsX gives MLIAIDAMGGDNAPECNVEGALSAAAEWKDTQIVLVGDEARLEPLLKDKPSNLTIRHAGDVIGSDEEPVKAVRRKKDSSMVVAGRMVREGEADAMISSGNTGALMTTGLLVVGRMQGIERPALAPMIPTLDDVGVLALDLGANMDAKPEHLVQYALMGSIYRSKVHGIAKPRVGLLNVGTEPGKGNELTKEAYPLLENLPGIHFIGNVEARDVLTGNCDVLVCDGFAGNILLKSLEGTAGALFSLLKEQFSRSLKTKLGAAMLMPELRALKGKMDYKEHGGAPLLGLSGLVVKGHGSSDGNAVKNAVRQARIALQADLVPSISKEISGK, from the coding sequence GTGCTGATCGCCATTGATGCCATGGGCGGGGACAACGCTCCTGAATGTAATGTCGAGGGGGCGTTGTCCGCGGCCGCGGAATGGAAAGATACGCAGATTGTGCTCGTTGGTGACGAAGCCAGATTAGAGCCACTACTCAAAGACAAGCCATCTAATCTGACAATACGTCATGCAGGAGACGTCATTGGTTCTGATGAAGAGCCGGTTAAGGCAGTTCGTCGTAAAAAAGACTCATCCATGGTTGTAGCTGGACGAATGGTGCGTGAAGGTGAAGCAGATGCTATGATTTCGTCGGGTAACACGGGTGCGCTAATGACCACAGGACTCCTCGTAGTTGGCCGGATGCAGGGAATTGAACGTCCTGCACTGGCGCCTATGATTCCAACGCTTGACGATGTTGGCGTACTGGCTCTTGATCTTGGTGCTAACATGGATGCGAAGCCTGAACATCTGGTACAATATGCGCTGATGGGCAGCATTTACCGGAGCAAGGTTCATGGTATTGCTAAGCCGCGTGTGGGACTTCTGAATGTAGGGACGGAGCCTGGAAAGGGTAACGAACTGACGAAAGAAGCTTATCCGCTGCTTGAGAACTTGCCAGGTATTCATTTTATCGGTAATGTTGAGGCACGTGACGTACTGACAGGGAATTGCGATGTGCTTGTCTGCGATGGATTTGCCGGTAATATTTTGCTGAAGTCTCTTGAGGGTACGGCGGGCGCTTTGTTCTCTTTGCTCAAGGAGCAATTTAGTCGTTCCCTGAAGACTAAGCTTGGCGCGGCTATGCTGATGCCGGAGCTTAGAGCTTTAAAGGGTAAAATGGATTACAAAGAGCACGGTGGTGCACCACTACTCGGTCTTAGCGGATTGGTAGTGAAGGGCCACGGATCTTCTGACGGAAATGCAGTTAAGAATGCGGTAAGACAAGCGCGGATTGCTCTACAAGCCGATCTTGTGCCAAGTATATCCAAGGAAATTAGCGGGAAGTGA
- a CDS encoding beta-ketoacyl-ACP synthase III: MRQLRPVGIIGTGKYVPEKILTNSDLEKIVETNDEWIVSRTGIRERHIAAPHEATSDLAYEAALKALDSAGMKAEDLDLIIIATVTPDSAFPSTACILQDKLGAKGAAAFDLSAACSGFVYSLATAVGFIQNGMYNNALIIGADTLSRITDYTDRNTCVLFGDGAGAVIIGEVPEGRGFQSFDLGAEGSGGNLLKLEAGGSRLPASQQTVEDKKHFIYMNGREVFKFAVRVMGSATERVLTKAGLGKEDIDLFVPHQANIRIIQSAMQRLDLPPEKCVINVDKYANTSAASIPLALVEAAEEGRMKEGDTVLMVGFGGGLTWGASVLIW; this comes from the coding sequence ATGAGACAGTTGCGACCGGTTGGAATTATAGGAACTGGCAAATATGTACCTGAGAAAATATTGACAAATAGCGATCTGGAAAAAATAGTGGAGACTAACGATGAGTGGATCGTCAGTCGGACAGGCATCCGCGAGAGACATATTGCTGCGCCTCACGAGGCAACTTCTGATCTAGCGTATGAAGCAGCACTCAAGGCACTTGATTCCGCTGGAATGAAAGCCGAAGATTTGGATCTTATTATTATTGCAACAGTAACACCTGATAGTGCTTTCCCTTCTACAGCCTGTATTTTACAGGATAAGCTGGGTGCTAAAGGCGCTGCGGCTTTTGACTTGTCAGCAGCCTGCTCTGGTTTTGTATACAGCTTAGCTACTGCGGTTGGCTTTATTCAGAACGGAATGTACAACAATGCACTTATTATAGGTGCGGATACTTTATCCCGCATCACAGATTATACAGATCGCAATACTTGTGTCTTGTTTGGTGATGGAGCAGGTGCAGTTATCATTGGTGAGGTTCCGGAAGGTCGTGGTTTCCAATCCTTTGATCTGGGTGCTGAAGGCTCTGGAGGGAACTTGCTTAAGCTAGAAGCCGGCGGTTCGCGCTTGCCTGCCTCTCAGCAAACCGTTGAAGATAAGAAGCATTTCATTTATATGAATGGCCGTGAAGTCTTTAAATTTGCTGTTCGTGTAATGGGCTCAGCTACAGAACGTGTGCTTACTAAAGCTGGTCTGGGTAAGGAAGATATCGATTTGTTCGTACCTCACCAAGCGAATATTCGTATCATTCAATCCGCTATGCAGCGTCTTGATTTGCCACCAGAGAAATGTGTAATCAATGTTGATAAATATGCCAATACTTCGGCTGCCTCCATTCCACTTGCGCTTGTTGAAGCGGCGGAAGAAGGACGTATGAAAGAAGGCGACACCGTCCTGATGGTTGGATTCGGCGGGGGCTTGACTTGGGGCGCATCTGTGTTGATCTGGTAA
- the fabD gene encoding ACP S-malonyltransferase, with amino-acid sequence MSKIAFVFPGQGAQAVGMGKDVYDALPNSRAVFEKGDEVLGFPLSKLIFEGPDSELKQTVNTQPALLTASVAYLEALREQGLKPDYVAGHSLGEYSALVAAGVLSYEDAVTLVRLRGRFMEEAVPGGQGAMAAVLGAEREALAALCQTISEENGVVELANVNCPGQIVVSGSQEGVNGVVQRVKEAGGKRAIPLEVSGPFHSSMMRAAADRLAEELKKVTFNTPNVPVIVNVTASPVTDPEEIRELLVRQVYSPVLWQDSIEWLIADGVDTFVEIGSGSVLAGLIRKIDKTVKVININTLESVQTVL; translated from the coding sequence ATGAGTAAAATTGCATTCGTCTTTCCCGGTCAGGGAGCACAAGCAGTTGGAATGGGCAAGGATGTTTATGATGCTCTTCCAAACAGCCGTGCAGTGTTCGAGAAAGGGGATGAAGTTCTCGGATTTCCACTAAGTAAGCTGATTTTTGAAGGACCGGACAGTGAGTTGAAGCAAACGGTAAACACGCAACCAGCGCTTCTTACAGCAAGCGTAGCCTATCTTGAAGCTCTACGTGAACAAGGTTTGAAGCCGGATTATGTTGCTGGTCATAGCCTTGGTGAATACAGTGCACTAGTAGCTGCGGGTGTGTTGTCATATGAAGATGCTGTAACACTTGTACGCTTGAGAGGTCGTTTCATGGAAGAAGCTGTTCCAGGAGGACAAGGTGCAATGGCTGCAGTGCTTGGCGCAGAACGTGAAGCGCTGGCAGCATTATGCCAAACTATCTCTGAAGAGAATGGTGTTGTAGAACTGGCTAACGTTAACTGTCCTGGTCAGATCGTTGTTTCCGGATCTCAGGAAGGCGTTAATGGTGTTGTGCAGCGTGTTAAAGAAGCTGGTGGCAAGCGGGCAATTCCGCTAGAAGTAAGTGGACCTTTTCACTCTTCTATGATGAGAGCTGCTGCAGATCGTTTGGCAGAAGAGTTGAAGAAAGTAACCTTCAACACTCCAAATGTACCTGTCATCGTTAACGTCACTGCATCACCGGTAACAGATCCCGAAGAAATTCGCGAACTGCTTGTTCGTCAGGTGTATTCTCCTGTGCTTTGGCAAGACAGTATTGAATGGTTGATTGCGGATGGTGTTGACACTTTTGTTGAGATTGGTTCTGGCAGTGTTCTGGCAGGTCTGATCCGCAAAATAGATAAAACAGTCAAAGTAATCAACATTAATACACTTGAAAGTGTCCAAACTGTTTTGTAA
- the fabG gene encoding 3-oxoacyl-[acyl-carrier-protein] reductase yields MFSALRGQTALVTGGSRGIGRSIALALAEHGVKVAVNYAGSEAAAQETVARIVELGSEGIALRGDVGNSEQAESLVKEVLNTWGRIDIVVNNAGITRDNLIMRMKEEEFDQVIETNLKGVFNCLKAATRPMMKQRYGRIINISSVVGVTGNPGQANYSAAKAGVIGLTKASARELSSRGITVNCIAPGFIDTDMTRELSEEVRSELEKGIPLARLGRPEEVAMTVVFLASEGAAYMTGQTLHVDGGMYM; encoded by the coding sequence ATGTTTTCAGCATTGCGGGGCCAAACGGCCCTTGTAACTGGCGGCTCACGTGGCATTGGTCGTAGTATCGCGCTTGCTCTTGCAGAACACGGTGTAAAGGTGGCCGTGAACTATGCAGGAAGTGAAGCAGCGGCACAGGAGACTGTGGCCCGTATTGTCGAGCTTGGCTCGGAGGGTATTGCACTCCGTGGAGATGTCGGCAATAGTGAACAGGCCGAGAGCCTTGTGAAAGAGGTTCTTAATACCTGGGGACGTATTGACATTGTTGTCAATAATGCCGGCATTACTAGGGACAACCTGATTATGCGCATGAAAGAGGAAGAGTTCGATCAAGTGATTGAGACGAATCTGAAAGGTGTGTTTAATTGCCTTAAGGCAGCAACACGTCCGATGATGAAACAGCGCTATGGCCGAATCATTAATATTTCCTCGGTTGTGGGCGTGACAGGTAACCCTGGTCAGGCTAATTACTCTGCAGCTAAGGCTGGTGTCATCGGTTTAACGAAGGCATCGGCTCGGGAGCTTTCTTCGCGGGGCATCACTGTCAACTGTATTGCTCCTGGGTTTATTGATACAGATATGACACGTGAGCTCTCTGAAGAAGTTCGCAGTGAGCTAGAGAAGGGCATTCCACTAGCTCGCCTTGGGCGTCCGGAAGAAGTAGCTATGACAGTTGTTTTCTTAGCTTCTGAAGGCGCCGCTTATATGACCGGCCAGACACTACACGTGGATGGCGGGATGTATATGTAA
- a CDS encoding acyl carrier protein → MSDVLERVKRIVIDRLGADEAEVTLEASFKDDLGADSLDVVELVMELEDEFDMEISDEDAETITTVGEVVKYIQSHT, encoded by the coding sequence ATGTCCGATGTATTAGAGCGTGTAAAACGCATTGTCATCGACCGCTTAGGTGCCGATGAAGCTGAGGTAACATTAGAAGCGTCTTTCAAAGATGATTTAGGTGCTGATTCTCTTGATGTAGTAGAATTGGTTATGGAATTGGAAGATGAATTCGACATGGAAATCTCTGATGAAGATGCAGAGACGATTACGACCGTGGGTGAAGTTGTGAAGTACATACAATCTCATACCTAG
- the fabF gene encoding beta-ketoacyl-ACP synthase II: protein MSHRVVVTGMGVITSLGKDLETFWDNLMSGKSGVSMVEAFDVSEYTTQIASSVKDFDPEALFGRKEARKMDRFVQFAVAAGEDALRDSGLKIGEDIDAERIGVSVGSGIGGLGTWEDNHNLLLEKGPKRVSPFFIPMMIANMGSGQLSINLGAKGPNTTTVTACATGSHSIGESFRLIQRGDADAMICGGSEATIRPTGMAGFCAMRAMSTRNDEPEKASRPFDVDRDGFVMGEGAGILILESLEHAEKRGAKIYAEVIGYGLSADAHHMTEPDPDGAARCMKMAIRDAGISPEDIDYINAHGTSTPVGDRSETAAVKKALGEHAYKVAISSTKSMTGHLLGAAGGVEAIICGLSLQKGMIAPTINLDNQDPECDLDYVPNVPRKADLDIVMSNSFGFGGHNATVILKKYNQ from the coding sequence TTGAGTCATAGAGTGGTTGTAACCGGGATGGGCGTAATTACGTCACTGGGGAAAGACTTGGAGACGTTCTGGGATAATCTGATGAGCGGTAAATCAGGTGTATCGATGGTTGAAGCGTTTGATGTCAGTGAATACACTACGCAAATTGCTTCATCAGTTAAAGACTTTGATCCGGAGGCGCTTTTTGGCCGCAAGGAAGCCCGCAAAATGGACCGTTTTGTACAATTTGCAGTGGCTGCTGGTGAAGATGCATTGAGAGACAGTGGACTTAAGATCGGTGAAGATATCGATGCTGAACGGATCGGTGTATCTGTTGGTTCGGGTATCGGTGGTCTTGGTACTTGGGAAGACAATCATAATCTGTTGCTTGAAAAAGGGCCAAAACGGGTTAGCCCGTTCTTTATCCCGATGATGATCGCTAACATGGGTTCTGGGCAGCTGTCCATTAACCTCGGTGCAAAGGGACCGAATACGACTACAGTGACGGCCTGTGCTACAGGAAGTCATTCCATTGGGGAATCATTCCGTCTGATTCAACGTGGAGACGCGGATGCTATGATCTGCGGTGGTTCGGAAGCGACCATTCGTCCAACAGGAATGGCAGGATTTTGTGCAATGAGAGCAATGTCCACTCGTAATGATGAGCCGGAGAAGGCTAGTCGGCCATTTGATGTAGATCGCGATGGTTTCGTTATGGGAGAGGGCGCTGGGATCTTGATTCTGGAATCCCTTGAACATGCTGAGAAACGTGGAGCGAAGATTTATGCTGAGGTAATCGGCTATGGTCTAAGTGCTGATGCTCACCATATGACTGAACCGGATCCAGATGGTGCAGCTCGCTGCATGAAGATGGCAATCCGTGATGCTGGTATCTCTCCTGAAGATATTGATTACATCAACGCACATGGTACTTCAACGCCTGTAGGAGATCGATCAGAAACGGCTGCTGTTAAGAAAGCATTAGGTGAACATGCCTATAAAGTAGCTATTAGCTCAACGAAATCCATGACAGGTCATCTTCTAGGTGCTGCTGGTGGAGTAGAAGCTATTATCTGCGGACTCTCTTTGCAAAAAGGCATGATTGCTCCAACAATTAATTTGGACAACCAGGACCCGGAATGTGATTTGGATTATGTACCAAATGTTCCACGTAAAGCGGATCTTGATATCGTAATGTCGAATTCGTTTGGATTCGGGGGACATAACGCAACAGTTATTCTAAAAAAATATAATCAGTAA